One Pseudomonas syringae CC1557 genomic window, AACCACGCTGGCGCAGGCCATCGCCGGTTTGGCACCAACGTCGGCCGGACGTATCCTGCTGGATGGTCAGCCGCTTAGCAGGACGCTTGCGGGGCGTACCCGCGAGCAGTTCCGGCGTGTTCAGTTCGTCTTCCAGAACGCTGATACGGCGCTGAACCCAAAGCACAGCATCGAACAGATCCTCGGTCGCCCGCTACGTTTCTACCACGGGATGAACGGCGTGCGGCAGCAGCGTCGGGTAACCGAATTGCTGGAGCTGGTGCAGTTGCCGGCCAGCATTGCGCAACGCCGGCCCTGCGAGTTGTCCGGCGGCCAAAAGCAACGTGTCAACCTGGCGCGGGCGCTGGCGGCGGAGCCGGATCTGATCCTCTGTGACGAAGTGACCTCGGCGCTGGACACAGTGGTAGGCGCGGCGATTCTCGAACTGTTGCGCGACCTGCGCCGCGAACTGGGAGTCTCCTTTCTGTTCATCAGTCATGACATCTCCACCGTACGTGCACTCTGTGACGACATAGTGGTGATGTACAGCGGCTACAAGGTCGAGGCCGGCGATCAGAGTGCGTTCGCCCAAGCTCCGTTCCATCCCTACACCTACCTTTTGACCAATTCGGTGCCGGAGCTGCGCCAGGGCTGGCTGGAAACCTGCGGAGCCGCTAAAGGCAAGTTGCCGTCGATTGGCGAGAAGACCGGCGTAGCGAATCTCTGTGCGTTTCTCGATCGCTGCCCGGTGCGCATCGACGGCCTGTGCAATCGTAGCGCGCCACCGCGCGGCAAAATCACCTGCGGTAGTGAGATTCTTTGTCACCACACCAGTGCCGAGCTGCTCAAGGCGCAGGAAGGTGTGAGCTGCATGAAATTAGTGGGTAACTACATGTGATTGCGCGTTTCGTACGCTTGGCCGAGCGTGAGCGGCCAATGATCAGCCTGTTGGTCGATGGCGAAGCGGTCGAGCCATGGCAGGGCGACACCTTTATGGTTTCGTTATTGACCCGGGTGTCGGCGCTGCGCCAGTCGGAGTTCGATCCGGGCCGACGTGCCGGCTTTTGCCTGATGGGAGCCTGCCAAGACTGCTGGGCTCATTGAGGCTTTAGACACGCTAGGCTCTGTACGAAAAGTGATGTCTTAGACATCGCATGGCACAAGCCAATGAGGCCATTGCGGCAAAACCTCAAGCTGCATCCGAAATTTCGTATCGATTTGCGATCAATGGATTCCTTTCCTTGATGGTCGCGAACTCTACAGACTGCCAGGCATCCTGCGGTCACTTTGGGTTATCGAGGGATTTCGTACAGAGCCTAAAGACTATCAGGATCCCCAAAAAACATCTGAATCCGCGATCTCAACCAACGCTCCCCCGGATCATTATCCTGCGCGCCACGCCAGGCCATGTGCAGTTCAAACGTACGAGTCTCGATAGGCAGGTTCTCGGAGCGAACGCCTCCGGCTGCGGTCAGGACCTGCGCGGCGTAATCCGGCACGGTGGCGATGATGTCGGTGCCGGTCAGCAGTGTGGCCAGGCCGTTGAACTGCGGTACGGCGAGGACGACGTGGCGTTTGCGGTCGAGTTTTTCCAGGTGCTCGTCGATGAACCCGCTCAGGTCGCCGGCGAATGACACCAGTGCGTGGGGGCGGGCGCAGAAGTCGTCGAGGCTTAGCGGGCCGGGAATCGAGTCGGCGCGCAGCAACTGTGGCTTGCTGCGGCGCAAGACCTTGCGTTTGGCGTTGGCGGGTAGGTCCTGGGTGTAGCTGACGCCCACCGAAATCTCGCCCGAGGCCAGCAGCGGTGGCATCAGAATGTAATTGACCCGCCTGACCACCAGTACGATGCCGGGTGCTTCGGAGCGCAGGCGCTTGAGCAGGGTGGGCAGCAGGGCGAACTCGACATCGTCGGACAGACCGATGCGGAATACCGAGG contains:
- a CDS encoding LysR family transcriptional regulator, translating into MNRNDLRRVDLNLLIVFETLMHERSVTRAAEKLFLGQPAISAALSRLRSLFDDPLFVRTGRSMEPTARATEIFGLLSPALDSISTAVSRASEFDPATSTSVFRIGLSDDVEFALLPTLLKRLRSEAPGIVLVVRRVNYILMPPLLASGEISVGVSYTQDLPANAKRKVLRRSKPQLLRADSIPGPLSLDDFCARPHALVSFAGDLSGFIDEHLEKLDRKRHVVLAVPQFNGLATLLTGTDIIATVPDYAAQVLTAAGGVRSENLPIETRTFELHMAWRGAQDNDPGERWLRSRIQMFFGDPDSL